In one Plutella xylostella chromosome 20, ilPluXylo3.1, whole genome shotgun sequence genomic region, the following are encoded:
- the LOC105397293 gene encoding cyclin-L1: MTAVQSATKTATTTATVPPKPQKNYGKIVLTLYNCLLPEAVFKETPSQADGLDIETETDLRILGCELIQTAGILLKLPQVAMATGQIYLQRFYYAKSFVRYPMETMAMGSIYLASKVEEKPCRIRDVINVFHHIKQVRLQKNISPLIVDQNYIELKNQVIKAERRILKELGFCVHVKHPHKLIVVYLQLLTYEKNRQLMQMAWNYMNDALRTDVFMRFPPETIACACIYLTARKIGLPLPNNPHWFALFKVPEEDIREVSIRILQLYQRAKVNPEELEKRIESLKKIYQANKHMQAQKEREARANEEKKAESPTASTSKDVKRDSKKDKSPKTPPLSSKYHSSHKAKRDRRSRSPYDRKREYSSKRHKSRSRERDTDRSRERRTEDKRNRGSSSRKYDDYDSRSKSRDNRDDKRKY, encoded by the coding sequence ATGACGGCCGTACAAAGTGCAACCAAAACTGCTACCACAACCGCCACGGTGCCTCCGAAACCCCAAAAGAACTATGGGAAGATTGTTCTGACGCTCTACAACTGCTTACTGCCTGAGGCTGTCTTCAAAGAAACCCCATCCCAAGCCGATGGACTAGACATTGAAACAGAAACTGACCTCAGGATCCTCGGCTGCGAACTCATCCAGACGGCAGGCATTCTCCTCAAGCTGCCTCAAGTAGCGATGGCCACCGGCCAGATATACCTCCAACGGTTCTACTACGCCAAGTCCTTCGTCAGATACCCTATGGAAACCATGGCGATGGGCAGCATCTACTTAGCATCTAAGGTGGAGGAGAAGCCATGCAGAATACGAGATGTCATCAACGTGTTCCATCACATCAAGCAAGTACGTCTGCAGAAGAATATCTCCCCACTTATTGTAGACCAGAACTACATTGAACTCAAGAACCAAGTCATTAAAGCAGAAAGGAGAATATTGAAGGAGCTCGGCTTCTGTGTTCATGTGAAGCATCCACACAAACTGATTGTGGTGTACCTGCAACTGTTGACGTACGAAAAGAACAGACAACTAATGCAGATGGCATGGAATTACATGAATGATGCGTTACGCACCGACGTCTTCATGCGGTTCCCACCTGAAACTATTGCTTGTGCTTGCATCTACTTGACTGCGAGAAAAATTGGCTTACCACTTCCAAACAACCCTCACTGGTTTGCACTGTTCAAAGTGCCAGAAGAAGACATAAGAGAAGTGTCAATAAGGATCTTGCAGTTGTACCAACGAGCGAAAGTCAACCCTGAGGAGCTTGAAAAGAGGATTGAAAGTCTGAAGAAGATTTACCAAGCCAACAAGCACATGCAAGCTCAGAAGGAGAGGGAGGCTCGAGCTAATGAGGAGAAGAAAGCAGAATCTCCAACTGCATCTACCTCTAAAGATGTTAAACGAGACAGTAAGAAAGATAAGTCACCAAAAACCCCACCTTTGTCTTCTAAATACCACAGTTCACACAAAGCCAAGAGGGACAGGCGATCCCGATCTCCGTATGACCGTAAACGGGAGTACTCAAGTAAGCGCCACAAGTCTAGGTCCCGTGAAAGAGACACAGATAGATCAAGAGAGAGAAGGACAGAAGATAAACGTAACAGAGGCTCTTCTTCCAGAAAGtatgatgattatgatagTAGGTCAAAGTCAAGGGACAACCGTGATGATAAGAGAAAATATTAG